The genomic DNA GCAATTTGTCTCCTCAACCATTTCACATCAATCTCCCTCAAATCCACACCACTCATCATAACCTTTCCTTGATCAGGATCATAGAATCTCTGAGTCAACCACACAACTGTTGATTTTCCTGATCCACTTGGTCCCACCAGAGCCACTGTACTTCCACCTTGGACCTTTAAACAGAAATTCCTCAGCACAGTTACCTCAGGCCTTGATGGATATGCAAATGTCACCATTTTGAATTCTATTTTGAAAGCCTTTGATCTATcaacttttttagtttttcttccATCATTTCCTATCAATGGTTTTCTGTTTATAACATCTTGAACTGCAGGAATTGAGCTAGCAGCCATAGATGTATCAGGTGCTAAACCAGCTAGTTGTCCAACAGAAAATGAACTCAAaacaagaatgagaaaaatcTTATAAACATCGTCAAAATCTCCTCGGTTATTTTTTACAAGGTAAGCACCAAACCAAAGAGTTAAGGTGTATGCTGCATACATAGCACCTTGAAACAATCCAAATACAAGACCTTGAAGCTGTGaactttttaatgattttttcctAGGTTCTGATAAGGCTTTATCAAAGGCGTTAACTATCTGTTCCTGAGCAGAAAATGTAGCAACTGTCCTTATATTTGAAACTGCACCCGAGGCAATATTGCTTGCTCTTGCATAAGAGTTGTTATTGATTTTCGGACCGATGTTTATGATCAAGTTTATGTAACTTGCACCAAGGGTTAAAGGAGTTACAGCAGCTGCAACAAGTGTTAGTTCCCAATTAAATACAAAAGACACACCAAGTCCAACTGCGGCCGAACTCAATCCCATAAGAAGTACCGAGAATCTGTCACCGAGTACCGAACGAAAACTAACCGCATCTATCGAAAGTTTTGACACCAATACACCGGTTGAgttttcatcaaaatcaaaccatCCAGGTTCTTGTCTAAGTATGGATTGAAACAAGAGGTTCCTAACTCTCAGTGTTAGCTTTGAACCTGCCCAACCACATAAACCTTGTTGTCCTGTCATGGAGAGTATGCAACCGAATCCAAGGCCGACAAGTACTAAACAAAGGTACCCTACAtctcttttcatttttgaaGTGTCGTCGCTAAAATATACTCCAAGGGATATGCCTAAAACCAATGGAAAAAGGGAAAGACAAGCGCCGGCAAACATTCCCATAACTAGGCCTGAAATTAGCATCATAAACTCCGGCTTTTGCAATTTCCATACCTCAGAAAGTTTGTAATTTcttgactttttatattttttatcttcaatATCTTCTTGATTCTCATCCTGCATTGAATCTTCCAATTTAGAGCGCGAGATATCGACTAGATAACTTGACTTTGCTATATCAGGAGCATATTTATTATTGATGGATGATAAAtctttggttatttgcatgttattttctgtAGGAAGAGGTTTTGAAATGGATTCAGTTGCAAGTTTGACAAGGTTGAAGTAGGTTCCAGCTTTCGACATAAGCTGGCGATGGTCGCCAATCTCGGTGACAGAACCATGTTCAAGAACTACAATGGAATCAGCATTCTTCACTGTTGCTATCCTGTGAGCAATGACAATGGTTGTTCTTCCTGCTGAAATCTTGTCAATGGCCCTTTGAACTGCAGCTTCTGACTCGGCATCAAGAGCACTGGTAGGTTCATCTAAAAGAAGGATTTTAGGATTTTTTATCATTGCTCTAGCCAATGCAATTCTTTGCTTTTGACCTCCTGAAAGTTTTGTACCTCTATCACCAACCTGCAAAAGAATATTGGTAAGATTCAAACCAAATTTGTTTTTACCAAGGTTTGTGACTTTTGTCGATGTTGTGCATTCTTTTTAGAAATATTCTTGGATGTTCATAGTTTGGTTGTATCCATAGACCAGTGTAGTTAAATAGAAGCTATAACGCagtagaatttgaacaaatttctATTATTCCGCAAtacactatttagtacaaatATTGTCTAGTAGAGGCTACAGCAGCGCTATATCACTGTTGCGTAACAGAATTTTAACAAACCATGATTTTCCACGATCAATGATTTATAACACTGCTATAGACACTAGTGCTGACACAGGACCTGATTTTTATTAGTATATCTTtattgtacaactattttgcaACCTTATTAATGTTGTAAATATATTAATCTAGAAATGAAGAAAGATGTTTGTGATTGGTTACTGCACCTGAGTGTCGTAACGAAGTGGCAGCTTAGAGATGAAATTGTGAGCATCAGCAGCAATGCAAGCAGAAATTGCCTCTTCCTTTGTGGCATTATCTTTCCCCATCATCACATTTTCAAGTATGGATGTAGCAAAAAGAATTGGCTCTTGACCAACCATCCCAATTTGATCCCTTAACCACTTTACTTGCAGTGTCCTCAAATCATGACCATCCAAGGTAATAATCCCTGCAAACATTTTCAAACTCAACAAAGCTAAGTGCCATTTATTGACAATATGCTAGAAAATAACATGACAGATTTTCGTATACTTTAGCGACTAACAAGACGAATTCCCTTATACCTTCTATAGGGTCATAGAACCTCTCAATGAGAGCAAAGATAGTTGATTTTCCACCTCCACTTGCACCAACCAATGCCAAGGTTTTTGAAGATGGAAAAAccaagttaattgaattaagtATAAGTGAATCAGGACGAGATGGATATGCAAAAATAACATTCTTTAGTTCAATCCTTCCACGAACAGATGAGAGCTTCCTTCCCTCAGGATTGTAGGGATCAATCTCAGGAATTCTCTCTATAATGTAGAATACACGGCTTGCTGCAACAGTACCTTGCGCAAATTGTGCAAAATATGAAAGTGCCAATGCCAAGCCTCTGTCAATAAATAAGTAAACTTATGAGAACACAGTCAAGGGAATTTCATGCAAATCTAGCTGCGAAAGTCTcatacactaaaaaaaaattggccgGTCATACACTAAACTCGTGCCTCACTATAATTTTGTAAGATTCATTTAGATTAGACTTAAATTTTAAGATGCAACAAAGCTTATTGAAGGGCGCTCAGTCACTCATTatcaatcatttcaattatactccAGTCCTAAATGCGAGGCTATATGCCCAACTCGAATTTTAACGTAACATTTTGAGCAAAATTAGAGAGAAGAAATCACACCTTCCCCCAACATTGACACCGAAGAAACAAGCAATAGCTGAACCACCATCAAGTTCACCCCTAGCAATTAAGATAGAGCCATACCAAAAAGCCAAAGCCCATGTTGAATATGTTACTAAGTAGATAACACCCATTCCTGCACCTTTTGCAAAACCAATTTTAGCTCCAATTGGAGCTGATTTTTGAAGTAGCTCTGAATATTTTTCACCCAATTGACTTTCAGCTACAAAAGAAAACACTGTCCTAATTGAACTTATGGCCTGCTCTGCAATGCTACCAGCTTTTCTATAAGAAGCCtataaccaaaaaatattaattaagaaTGAACATAATGGAGATGCACTAATAGTTTTACACTGACATCGAATGAAAACTCGTGATATTGTCACACACATTCATTTTGTAACTGCAAAATGATGAATTCACATTGGATGTCGGTGTAAAATTTACGGTAACATGTCACGTTTTCTCATTAAATATACTTATGTCTTTGTTTTAATCTTACTTCCTCTTTAGCTGTTAGACCACCATAAAGTGCTTTGTAAGCCATGCCACAGAACATTGTTAATGGTGTGACTGAGAATACAACCAATGAAACTTTCCATGATCTTCTAAACCCAACTGCATATCCACATATGAATGTAAATACATGATGAATGAAGTGAGCCATCTGCATTTAGAGCAATAAAAATCTGTTAAAATTATAGTTTGATTTATATCTTACAGAAGTCTACATAATTTAGTGATTACCAATAATTTTTTCACATGTAatgaatagaaaatatattcataGAAAAATCAGAAATGTAAAGACCTAATTGTAAAGTTTTAAATTGTGTAAACTTATCTAAAAATTAATGAAACTGTAGTGTCTAAATTATTGGTTATTTTATGTCCCgtttaaaaatattaagtgTATTGATACGAATAAATATCTCATAGGTCTTACTGTATTTTTAAACATAAGTGAAATCTAAAAAAAAGCtcagtaaaaatattttaagaaatataagaataatttaaaaaatattcaatgtgaaaaaagataaattattgtaagcaatatatatatatatatatatatatatatcaaaggaatttgaaataaaagttataaagaaaataagttaagaaAAGACATGTGTCAttctttactaaaaaaaataaacttgtaTTAAGTTACTGTAATGTAATGATAGTCTAAGCTGATTtaatactaatatataaaatatgagtGTGAATTGGTAATCCAAAAGCTAATAACCttgtaaaaaaatccaaaataacgTCACTGCCGGCTTAacatgtagaaatatatatcaattaaaaaGGGAAAGGAAATTATTAtccattattaaaaaaagttaagtttTAGTACATGTGATGCTCTTTTGActgtaagaaaataaaatagtattagGAAAACTGTCCTGAAAAAATTGGTATGATGAAATTGATAAAGTTAGTAATTTCAGACCTAAACTAAAGTTCAATTTGAAGAATATTCTACAGTTGAGTACATAAGACTTTGTTAATTATATTCATAGTTTATATTTGTATGAAATTAATGCAGTGTAACTAATAAGAGTAACAAGAGTTAACCTTCTCTCCCATAACTTCTTGAATTTGTGCAACATCACTAGCAATTCCATGCATAATATCACCTGTATTGATATCTGTATCAAAAAAACTTATGTCTTGTCTAAGAATTGCTCTTAGATATTCAGTTCTGATTCTTTGTGCAGATCTCTCCCCCACTAACCTCCAACATGTGATCtctgccaaaaaaaattagttataaaaaaatcattaattattaACACCTTTCAATTATACTTCAAGAGTTCTGGACAAACCATGCATTGAAAAATATGAATCTCCTTACCCATATATGCTCCAACTACCACAACTGCAGCTAAGCCAGTCATAAATATACATATCTGAAAATTACAGTAAGATGAAGTCAATGAAAATTTACTCCAAATCAAGCATTTGACAGTCACACGATTTAGATCGTTGAAATAAGATCGAACGATCCAAGTACGGACTattataaattaagtaaaaaatgcAAAGTCAGAACATAAGTCATCCAAGCATCTTAATATGACGATCGAATTTATGACTACATGTCTATGCGGGTGTAGGGTTTCAAAGTCCTAATTGTCAAGAGTCACGTTTTTTAACAAACTAGAACTGTCAAATCATGATCAGACAACTCACTTTCAAACTTTTATAAATTGAGACAAAAATACAAAGTTAGAATATGAATTGTCTGATCTTGATCTCACGTTCCATATCAGCAACTTTGTGATTGCGTGAATTCAGAGGAAATTCAACTCTCTGATCGCGCGATTCAAATAAAAGAGAATTGGTACCTGCTCTACATCCTTCAACATCTGATCTTTGTCATTTTTTGCTTCTCTTGAAAGCTTGTTAACCAAGTTTCCAAAAAGATAGGAATACCAAGGAAGTGATCCTCCATTTATTAGAGCTCCTATACAACCAATAAACACAAGTAACCAATCCCAATTTCTTGTATACCTAAACAAGCTAAACAATCCAACATTCTTTGGAGGACCAACAACATCATCCTCGTCCATATCCTCAtcaccttcatcatcatcatatccTGATGCCATTTTACTCTCATAGTGACtataaccaccaccaccaccataaaTTTGGCTAGGGGATTTTCTACCATATGATGGTACTCCATGACCATGATCATGTTTAACATGTTCATCTGATATACTATAATCGATCCCACTTAGCTCGTCTTCCTCGGCTAATGGACTAGCCTTTTTATTAATGTGACGATTTCCACTGTTAACTCCTTCTTTGATGATTCCCAATTTGGAGAATCCACTATATTGATCAAAATAACTATGATCATTGGTGGCCCTAGCAACATGGCTTTTAAGTTCAACTCTTCCATAGGAAGAATGATCATTTGATGAGTTTGTTAGGTTTCGAAAACCGCCTATTCTCGAAAGGTAATAGTCATTAGCCGATTGGCGAAACACGCGGCTACGATCAGAGGTGGAGTTTGTTGGCCATGGACTAAGAACAGAACCAAAGTTTGTGCTATGTTCACGCAACCCGGTTGGCTCAAACTTCCACGAAACTTCACCCTGCCATGAACGGTCGTCATCTGAGGCAAACGGTGTGGATGGAATTCTGTTGCGACGAGTTCTTCTCGTTCTCGGAGTTGCGTTGCTTCGAGAAGCAGAATTTATGAAGGAGCTAGAGCCAGATATACTTTGATAACTCACTGGTGTTGGATAGTGTCTTCTCGGATTGTCTATCTCAAAGGAAGAATCAGCCATGGCTAGCTAGCTACCTAGCAGCCAGTGTTTGATGTTTGAAATAAGAAGTTACACAGAAAGTGATAAAATGTTCAactttgtgattagtgtacatagAGATTGGTCTAATTTAATGGTTTGTATGAGAATATTTGTATAATATATTGAGACTAACATTGTTGTAGTACATGGACGGCATGTGATGCTATATGGCCGGCTTTGGCATAGTTAATTAGTTTAAGACTAGTTTTAACAATTTCAGCACATTTCTATTTAGAGGATAATGTTTGCATAGATCTTTTTAGTGACTTATGTATGTTCAAATCAAACTTTCTTAAAATAGTCAGAACAAAATCTATTTGTCATGTATGTTGGAGAATCTTTGCTCCAAACAAACACTAATGATACAAGACATAAAATGTTGTGCCGGAACTAACTAAGGATGATGTTGTCCTCAAAGATATAATAGGACAGTATGTTTTATTGGAAGTTTCATAGTACAATGTTAATTTGAAGGGTGAAAACATAAATTGTGTGAAAGGTATGTGTGAAACTGAAAGGGTATGACCTGGAAGAGAAtctgttagattttttttcttgtgatgacggggtttgaacccccaaccttgcatatattatgcattgtcctcaccaactgagttaaacttacGAGAACAGAGAATCTGTTAGTTTATTACACACAGCAGGCTCTTGCACAAAGTGCTTAACTTTGGTGCATAAATAATAACAGTGTATTACGTTTAATccggaaaaataaaatagttaaacaGTCTTCTTTTGTTGTTAATTGACCGAGTTACTTCCTAGGagatatcaaataaatattgtgACGGCCAACAGTTGAGCGATAAGGGCTCAAATCTCTTAAACAAGTGGTTGTAAAAAATGATTAGAAAAAGATTATTCACCTTGTATACCTTTAATTTTCTCAACAGATAGATACAAATAAACACTGATAGTTTTTATTTGTAGTAAAAATGTTCTTCCTATTTTTGGCCAGATTGTAAATGTTTAGATTGACAAAATCACGATCAACAACAACCATTTTGACATAATTACACTTGAAACTtcaaaaaagtgattttatcaaattcaCTGTCAGTCTAAACATGTGTCCTTGGTTTACCTATGTTTCTCATAAACATCTAGAATTTGTTAGAAATCCACATGTTTGCTTAATTTGGTTCAGATGCTGGTGATTTTTGCTTTGTACAAGAACTAGTCAAATGGATTTTTGCTGGTGATTTTTGCTTTGTACAAGAACTAGTCAAATGGATCTTTCCAAACCTTTTAATCACAaccattgattttattttttccatatgTCACACATCTATAACTTCAAATGGGGTAAATTGAGAAAGtctaaatggagcaaagatggactCTTAATAATGAGATATTTAGGTGTATCGGAACAAAAGTCAAATCCATATAGTTTATCCATGATACTTAGCGCTAATAATGATTCCTCggtttgactaaaaaaatagttagtTTTGAGAGAGGTTTGATAAATTTTAGAAGTTTCTTTCCATAATAATCTGGCTTTTGCGGTGCATGATATCTTCATATGTACTATTTCTGATAGACTCTATATATGTACTTCCCAAAAATAGAATTCACatattcatctttcttttttaagttaAGATGTATTTGTATAAGCTTTAAATGTTATATAACTAGAatgaaaagtataaaaaaatgtGTCTTTGGCATAAGATAATTATTTACATAATTATCCTCTCTCCATTCATATATGTAGATGACATATTAGGTCTTAGCAGGACTACAGATAACCATATTAAGTGGAAGCAACCTGAACTACAAACGAATTGTACTGAGCAGTAAATAGAGAGGATATCCTAATCCAAGCAAATAATATTTTCGCAGCATGAACATCCAAGAGTCCATTTCGAGGAGCTTATTTGAACCTATTTACACCAAACACTTGACATTTATGCAGAGTTTACGCTTAAATGATAAGCGCTTATACAACAAACACTTCAAAATAGTTTATCCAAGCTCACTCTAAAATAGAACTGGCACAAAATTTTGAGCCAAAAGGAATGTATGCAAATATCACGTGACAAAACTCTACTACTGTGAGACAAATTAACAGTTAAACTGAAAAATGTATGACCATCatgaaattaaacattaatGGCTGAGTTTATACATCCACAGGGGTACAGTGATGGGTCCTtcagcaaagaataacactgaAATGGCAAAATTTTCcaatatttctttatttgtcCATCAAGAGGGGATAGGGAAATAAtctttttgaaaagctattatTTTACTCCGCAATCACATTACTCTTTAAATCTGACTATACTGACTAAAAAGAGTTCAATTCTGATATACATCATCACACAAGTAAACCAAAGTAAAAACGCATAAAAAGAATGCCACTACTGCCAAAATTACAAGATACTGCACCAGTATGCAGCATATTTCAACACAACCATGACTAACTAAATCATAGGGAAAAAACTCATGAATCCAAGAAAATATACATTACCCCATATTATATATCTTTCACATAGATTCACTGTATCATGCCTACCTCTCTTTtatgtatcatttttttatgcTGTCCTTTACACCCTATCATTGAAGATGATTCAGATCACTTGCCGGGCTCACTTGGTGAAATATTATCTGGGTTTCGAGTCACTTCCCTTGCTTCGGAAAGTTGAGAGTGAAAAGAATGATTTGGGAGCTGCACAAAATGGAAATTAATATGTAAATTTTAAGTTGTTGTATGAAAATCTGAAGCAAATGTAATGTTATTATTCTCGACATCAAAGAGATACTTAGAATTATGTATGATTAAGACGCATTATAATACTAGCAGAATGTTACTGTTAGAGTAGTTAAGACTTGTCAGAGTAGTTAGTTGGTTAATTGATTAGTTAGAgattatttgtataaataggaGTAAACATTATGAATAGATTAGTAACTCTATTGTGAAGGGGAAACCCTTGGAGGGGAGATTTCTCTCATATTCTCATTTATCCTTTATcaatatttcaataaaattgttcATTCTTTTCAATTCAATACTTGGGTTCCTAATAGTTACTTTCCCTCGAGTCAAGATTACTATCGACACAAACAAGACACAGACAGTTGCTATGGATCAGCACCCTAATAAAGAATGAATTACTGAAAGCAATCAAATGTTAAACACAGAAGACGCATTTTGAGGATTCTTCACAATGTACATGTGTACTTCATCAGCTTTACACATGCAGCTGTTCCAAAAATGGATGAAAATTTGAaccaacataaataaataaataaataaataaggttacACAGGCATCACCTTTTAATGAACTTCCTGATATATGATCATCCCTCAGTTTAAAATGAGCGGGAGGTGCAGGAATAGAGCTTTGTAAGGATTGAACTGTAAGAATTGAGAATCAGATTATCAATTACAAACTGATTCATATTTTAtccattaaacaaaataaataaaaaagtgaaaattataGAAGGTAGATATCAACATGCATGGTCAAAAAGAACTAGCTGAATAAAATAGAAATCAAGATAGAGAAACTAATGGCAAATGATTGGCCAGTAGTAAGAACATTGCAATTTCAAGAATATGTATCCCCCCTCTCTCCTTTCCAAAGCCACCTACCCCCTTCGTCTAATGGTTGGATAAAAACTACTTTAGTCAAGCTAAAAAACCTAAGACAATGTGGAATCATGTAAAGTTCATGAGATGAGAACCTAGGGAAGTGTAGAGGAAAGGAAAACAGAGAACCgcagaaaaagaaaagtgagaTGAAGAAAGAATTAGAATTGTTATTATACTAAATCACAAGGTTTGTCACAACCTTACAAGGGTGATATCCCCTGTGACCGAGATTTTTGGTGTATATCAAGAATCAGTGGTGTTAAATGGAAGCCATAGCGGAATGGCATGGTGGGTTTTTTGACCACAATGACAAGTTTATATGACGGATTTTTGGCCTTCTTCCATATTCTGCTATCCACCATCAACAACACTGTCGAGAATCCCAATAGTGCCTTTTCCCTCTAAGGCTAACTCAATCtattgcaaaaaaaatca from Medicago truncatula cultivar Jemalong A17 chromosome 8, MtrunA17r5.0-ANR, whole genome shotgun sequence includes the following:
- the LOC11423048 gene encoding ABC transporter B family member 19, with protein sequence MADSSFEIDNPRRHYPTPVSYQSISGSSSFINSASRSNATPRTRRTRRNRIPSTPFASDDDRSWQGEVSWKFEPTGLREHSTNFGSVLSPWPTNSTSDRSRVFRQSANDYYLSRIGGFRNLTNSSNDHSSYGRVELKSHVARATNDHSYFDQYSGFSKLGIIKEGVNSGNRHINKKASPLAEEDELSGIDYSISDEHVKHDHGHGVPSYGRKSPSQIYGGGGGYSHYESKMASGYDDDEGDEDMDEDDVVGPPKNVGLFSLFRYTRNWDWLLVFIGCIGALINGGSLPWYSYLFGNLVNKLSREAKNDKDQMLKDVEQICIFMTGLAAVVVVGAYMEITCWRLVGERSAQRIRTEYLRAILRQDISFFDTDINTGDIMHGIASDVAQIQEVMGEKMAHFIHHVFTFICGYAVGFRRSWKVSLVVFSVTPLTMFCGMAYKALYGGLTAKEEASYRKAGSIAEQAISSIRTVFSFVAESQLGEKYSELLQKSAPIGAKIGFAKGAGMGVIYLVTYSTWALAFWYGSILIARGELDGGSAIACFFGVNVGGRGLALALSYFAQFAQGTVAASRVFYIIERIPEIDPYNPEGRKLSSVRGRIELKNVIFAYPSRPDSLILNSINLVFPSSKTLALVGASGGGKSTIFALIERFYDPIEGIITLDGHDLRTLQVKWLRDQIGMVGQEPILFATSILENVMMGKDNATKEEAISACIAADAHNFISKLPLRYDTQVGDRGTKLSGGQKQRIALARAMIKNPKILLLDEPTSALDAESEAAVQRAIDKISAGRTTIVIAHRIATVKNADSIVVLEHGSVTEIGDHRQLMSKAGTYFNLVKLATESISKPLPTENNMQITKDLSSINNKYAPDIAKSSYLVDISRSKLEDSMQDENQEDIEDKKYKKSRNYKLSEVWKLQKPEFMMLISGLVMGMFAGACLSLFPLVLGISLGVYFSDDTSKMKRDVGYLCLVLVGLGFGCILSMTGQQGLCGWAGSKLTLRVRNLLFQSILRQEPGWFDFDENSTGVLVSKLSIDAVSFRSVLGDRFSVLLMGLSSAAVGLGVSFVFNWELTLVAAAVTPLTLGASYINLIINIGPKINNNSYARASNIASGAVSNIRTVATFSAQEQIVNAFDKALSEPRKKSLKSSQLQGLVFGLFQGAMYAAYTLTLWFGAYLVKNNRGDFDDVYKIFLILVLSSFSVGQLAGLAPDTSMAASSIPAVQDVINRKPLIGNDGRKTKKVDRSKAFKIEFKMVTFAYPSRPEVTVLRNFCLKVQGGSTVALVGPSGSGKSTVVWLTQRFYDPDQGKVMMSGVDLREIDVKWLRRQIALVGQEPALFAGSIRENIAFGDQSASWAEIEAAAMEAYIHKFISGLPQGYETQVGESGVQLSGGQKQRIAIARAILKKSKVLLLDEASSALDLESEKHIQEALKNVSKEATTIIVAHRLSTIREADKIAVMRNGEVVEYGSHDTLISSIQNGLYASLVRAETEANAFS